TCGGCCACCGCGATGTCGACCGTGTGACGCCCGCACGCGAGAATGCGCGCGCGCACGAGGCTTCCGTTGCCGAGCGGAAGGCCGAATGAGTCGCCCGCGCGATAGGGAAGCTTCACGCGTGCCCAAATCGCAGCGCAGCGGAGGACGCCGGTTCGATCACGACTACGGTGTTACCACGCACGCGGTGCTCTTCCTCACCGACCTCGATCCCGACGCGGTCGGCGACGCGGGCGCGCACGCCACCCACTACGAGGCGGTGCCCGTCGCCGACTTTCACGCGCTGCTCGAGCTCGTTCCGAAAGCCGCGTTGCCCGGCGCAACATTCGTCGACGTCGGCGCGGGTATGGGGCGCGCGATGATCCTGGCCGCGCAGTATCCGTTCAAACAAATCTGCGGCATCGAGGTCTCGCCCGGCCTCTACGAAGTCGCACGAGAGAATCTCGCC
The nucleotide sequence above comes from Candidatus Baltobacteraceae bacterium. Encoded proteins:
- a CDS encoding class I SAM-dependent methyltransferase translates to MPKSQRSGGRRFDHDYGVTTHAVLFLTDLDPDAVGDAGAHATHYEAVPVADFHALLELVPKAALPGATFVDVGAGMGRAMILAAQYPFKQICGIEVSPGLYEVARENLAIARERGFRCSDVRVQRADARLALYPPGDLVAFLFNPFDATALRATLASIEGRRDPGETWLLYHTPVERATIESTRGWTLVTDVPFGALYIFKRRAPN